GCGGAGTTTACCGGTACGCGCCGGATGGGAATTCCTACGGTCCACCTCACGACGCACTTCAAGCAGGTGAGCCGCGTGGGCGACCGATTGACGCAACGCATTGCGATCCAGAAAATCGGCCGCAGCTCGCTCGTGCTCAATACGGTGTTTGAGGCGAGCGATGGCGTCCGCGTGTCGTTTGAGCACGTCGTGGTGTGTACGTCGTTGGAGACACACCGTCCGATCCCCTTTCCACCCGATCTACGCAGCGCC
The genomic region above belongs to Gemmatimonadota bacterium and contains:
- a CDS encoding thioesterase family protein; the protein is MQVVFERQDLVRFGHCDPAGIVYFPRYFEMLNALIEDWFTEGLGVDFAEFTGTRRMGIPTVHLTTHFKQVSRVGDRLTQRIAIQKIGRSSLVLNTVFEASDGVRVSFEHVVVCTSLETHRPIPFPPDLRSALERAIGASHA